The DNA sequence CGCAAGGCAAGCTGGTCGAGGCGCAGCGGCTGGAGCAGCGCACCCGGTTCGACCTGGAGATGCTGCAGGAGGTCGGCCACTGCAAGGGCATCGAGAACTACACGCGCCACCTCTCGGGTGCCAAACCAGGCGACCCGCCGCCGACGATGGTGGACTACATGCCGCCGGACGCGGTGATGTTCCTGGACGAGAGCCATGTGCTGATCGGCCAGTTCGGCGGCATGTACAACGGCGACCGGGCGCGCAAGTCCACGCTGGTCGAGTACGGCTTTCGCCTGCCGAGCGCGCTGGACAACCGGCCGCTGAAGTTCGAGGAATTTGAGACCAAGATGCGCCAGGCGGTGTTCGTGTCCGCTACGCCTGCCGCCTACGAGAACACCCACGCCGGCCAGGTGGTCGAGCAACTGGTGCGGCCGACCGGGCTGGTGGACCCGGTGGTCGAGGTGCGGCCGGCCACCACGCAGGTCGATGACGTGTTGCAGGAGATCCGCCTGCGGGTCGAGGTCGGCGAGCGGGTGCTGATCACGACGCTGACCAAGCGCATGGCCGAGCAGCTCACCGACTACCTGGGCGAAAACGGCGTGAAGGTGCGCTACCTGCACTCGGACATCGACACGGTGGAGCGGGTCGAGATCCTGCGCGACCTGCGGCTGGGGACGTTCGACGTGCTGGTGGGCATCAACCTGCTGCGCGAGGGGCTGGACATTCCCGAGGTGTCGCTGGTGGCGATCCTTGATGCGGACAAGGAAGGTTTTCTGCGGTCCGAGCGCAGCCTGATCCAGACCATCGGCCGGGCGGCGCGCAACCTCCATGGCCACGCCATCCTCTACGCCGACCGCATCACCGAGTCGATGCGCAAGGCGATGGACGAGACCGAGCGCCGCCGTACCAAGCAGATCGCGCACAACGCCGCGCACGGCATCGTGCCGCAGAGCATCCGCAAGCATGTCAAGGAGCTGATCGACGGCGTCTACGGCGAGAAGTCGGGCAAGGACAATCTGCAGGAGCTCGCGCAGTTGCACGCCGCGGCGGAGGTGGAAGTGCTGTCCGAGAAAGACCTGGGGCGGCGCATCAAGCTGCTCGAAAAGCAGATGCTCGACCACGCCAAGAACCTCGAATTCGAGAAGGCGGCCCGGCTGCGCGACCAGTTGGCGCTGCTGCGCGAGCAGGCGTTTGGCGCCGCAGGTGGCGACCAGATCGCCGTGCTGCTTCCCAAGGGGGCGCGATGAGTGCCGTCCAGCGGGTGCTGATGGTGTGCACCGCCAACATCTGCCGTTCGCCCACTGCGGAGGCGGTGCTGCGCCACCGGGTCCAGCAGGCGGGGCTGCACGGGCGGATCGTGGTCGATTCGGCCGGCACCCGGGCCTCGCACGAGCTGTCCCATGCACCGGACCCGCGGAGCATCGCGCACGCGGCCCGGCGCGGCTACGATCTGACCGGGTTGCGCTCGCGACCGGTCGTGCTGGCCGATTTCCACCGGTTCGACCTGATCGTGCCCATGGACCGGACGCACCTGGACCATCTGGCCGTTCATGCGCCGGCCGATGCACTTGCCAAGGTGCGCCTGCTGATGTCGTTTGCGCCGCCCGGTGCGGGCGACGTCGTCCCTGATCCGTACTACGGCAGCGCACCCGGCTTTGAACATGTTCTCGATCTGGTGGAACTTGCGTGCGACGGCCTGCTCGAATACCTGTACTCGCCTCAGGGTGCCCGCTGACGCCACAGCTGTGACCGGCGGCGCACCTCGCTATAATCGAGTAAATCACTCGGGAAAGAGGGCGAGGGTCCAACCCGACTTGCTGCCCCGGTTCGCAGCCATCCGTTGCGGTGCCGAACGCGAGTTACAGGAGCTTAAAGCCATGCGATTGACAACCAAAGGTCGGTTCGCGGTCACCGCGATGATTGATCTGGCCTTGCGCGAACACAGCGGCCCCGTGGCCCTGGCAGCGATCAGCGCGCGCCAGCAGATTTCACTGTCCTACCTGGAGCAGCTGTTTGGCAAGCTGCGCCGGCACGAGCTGGTCGAGAGCACCCGTGGGCCGGGTGGCGGCTACTCGCTGGGCCGCAAGGCCGAGGACATCACCGTGGCGGACATCATCGTCGCGGTGGACGAAGCCATCGACGCCACCGGCTGCGGTGGTGGCGAGAACTGCATGGGCGAGGACACGGGGCGCTGCATGACGCACGACCTGTGGGCAAGCCTGAACGCCAAGATGCTGGAGTATCTGAACTCGATCTCGCTGAAGAGCCTGGTCGACGATCAGCTCAACCGCGGCGTGTCGGTGGAGGAGGCCCCCGTCAAGCGGGCCATCTCCAGCCAGCCCGTGGTCAAGCCGATCAAGATCACGGCGCCCAATTCGGTGTTTGCGCTGGGTTCGGCGCTCACCAAGTAATCACCACAGGTTCTGCGGTGCGCCGCTCATGCGAGCAGACGCTGCAGAACGACCAGGTTCAACATGGACATGACCCCGCACTTCCCGATCTACATGGACTACGGCGCGACGACTCCGGTCGATCCGCGCGTGGTGGACGCGATGATTCCCTGGCTGCGCGAGCACTTCGGCAATCCCGCTTCGCGCTCGCACGCCTGGGGCTGGGAAGCGGAAGAGGCGGTCGAGAAGGCGCGGGCGCAGGTGGCCGGTCTGATCAAGGCGGATCCGCGTGAGATCGTCTGGACCTCGGGCGCGACCGAGTCCAACAACCTGGCCCTGAAGGGGGCTGCGCAGTTCTACAAGACGCGCGGCAAGCACATCATCACGGTGAAGACCGAGCACAAGGCCGTGCTCGACACCGTGCGCGAACTGGAGC is a window from the Sphaerotilus montanus genome containing:
- the uvrB gene encoding excinuclease ABC subunit UvrB — translated: MSHIDKIETDQPATEGRFVSFPDSPFQLFQPYPPAGDQPAAIDQLVEGIQDGLTFQTLLGVTGSGKTFTMANVIARLGRPAIVFAPNKTLAAQLYAEFREFFPKNAVEYFVSYYDYYQPEAYVPQRDLFIEKDSAINEHIEQMRLSATKSVLERRDTIIVASVSAIYGIGKPEDYTQMRFIVRVGDKIGQRDVIAQLIRMQYTRNETDFTRGTFRVRGDTIDVFPAEHSELAVRLELFDDEVETLQLFDPLTGRIRQKVPRFTIYPASHYVTPRERVLEAMEGIKTELRERLAEYVSQGKLVEAQRLEQRTRFDLEMLQEVGHCKGIENYTRHLSGAKPGDPPPTMVDYMPPDAVMFLDESHVLIGQFGGMYNGDRARKSTLVEYGFRLPSALDNRPLKFEEFETKMRQAVFVSATPAAYENTHAGQVVEQLVRPTGLVDPVVEVRPATTQVDDVLQEIRLRVEVGERVLITTLTKRMAEQLTDYLGENGVKVRYLHSDIDTVERVEILRDLRLGTFDVLVGINLLREGLDIPEVSLVAILDADKEGFLRSERSLIQTIGRAARNLHGHAILYADRITESMRKAMDETERRRTKQIAHNAAHGIVPQSIRKHVKELIDGVYGEKSGKDNLQELAQLHAAAEVEVLSEKDLGRRIKLLEKQMLDHAKNLEFEKAARLRDQLALLREQAFGAAGGDQIAVLLPKGAR
- a CDS encoding Fe-S cluster assembly transcription factor → MRLTTKGRFAVTAMIDLALREHSGPVALAAISARQQISLSYLEQLFGKLRRHELVESTRGPGGGYSLGRKAEDITVADIIVAVDEAIDATGCGGGENCMGEDTGRCMTHDLWASLNAKMLEYLNSISLKSLVDDQLNRGVSVEEAPVKRAISSQPVVKPIKITAPNSVFALGSALTK
- a CDS encoding low molecular weight protein-tyrosine-phosphatase, with product MSAVQRVLMVCTANICRSPTAEAVLRHRVQQAGLHGRIVVDSAGTRASHELSHAPDPRSIAHAARRGYDLTGLRSRPVVLADFHRFDLIVPMDRTHLDHLAVHAPADALAKVRLLMSFAPPGAGDVVPDPYYGSAPGFEHVLDLVELACDGLLEYLYSPQGAR